Sequence from the Nocardia cyriacigeorgica GUH-2 genome:
AGTGAAGCACATGCCGCCACCGATGACGAGGGTGTCGACCTTGGGGGCCAGTGCCTCGATCACCGCGAGCTTGTCCGAAACCTTCGACCCACCGAGCACGACCGCGTACGGGCGTTCCGGGTTCTCGGTGAGTTTGGCCAGCACATCGACCTCGGCAGCGACCAGCGTGCCCGCGTAATGCGGCAGCTGCTTGGCCACGTCGTAGACCGACGCCTGCTTGCGGTGCACCACACCGAAGCCGTCGGAGACGAACGCGCCGTCCTCACCGACCAGCTCGACCAGCGCGGCGGCCAGCTTGGCCCGCTGCGCGTCGTCCTTGCTGGTCTCGCGCGGATCGAAGCGGATGTTCTCGAGCATGAGCACGTCACCGTCGGTGAGGCCCTCCGAACGCGCGAGCGCGTCCTGGCCGACCACATCACCGGCGAGCTGCACATTGCGGCCCAGCTCCTCGGCCAGCCGCGCGGCGACCGGCGCGAGCGACAGCTTGGGGTCCGGCTCACCCTTGGGACGGCCCAGATGCGCGGTGACGACCACCTTGGCGCCCGCCTCGACCAGCGCCTTCAGGGTGGGCACCGACGCCAGGATGCGACCCGGGTCGGTGATGGTGCCGTTGTCGTCGAGGGGGACGTTGAGGTCGGAGCGCACCAGCACGCCCCGGCCTTCCACACCCTCGGCCAGCAGATCTGCGAGTGTCTTGACTGCCATGTGCGTCAGAGGGACTTGCCGACGACGTCGATGAGGTCAGCGAGGCGGTTGGAGTAGCCCCACTCGTTGTCGTACCACGACACGACCTTCACCTGGTTGTCGATGACCTTGGTCAGCGGCGCGTCGTAGATCGACGAATGCGGATCGGTGACGATGTCGCTGGACACGATCGGGTCCACGTTGTACTTCAGGATGCCCTTGAGCGGGCCCTCGGCGGCGGCCTTGAACGCGGCGTTGATCTCGTCGATCGAGGCGGGCTTGGCCAGGGTGGCGGTCAGGTCGGTGACCGAGCCGGTCGGCACCGGAACGCGCAGCGCGTAGCCGTCGAGCTTGCCCTGGAGCTCGGGCAGCACCAGGCCGATGGCCTTGGCGGCGCCGGTGCCGGTGGGCACGATGTTGAGGGCGGCGGCGCGGGCGCGACGCAGATCCTTGTGCGGGGCGTCCTGGAGGTTCTGGTCCTGGGTGTAGGCGTGGATGGTGGTCATCAGGCCCTGGACGATGCCGAATTCGTCGTTGAGGACCTTGGCCAGCGGGCCCAGGCAGTTGGTGGTGCACGAGGCGTTGGAGATGATGTTCTGGCTGCCGTCGTACTTGTCGTCGTTGACGCCCATCACGATGGTGATGTCCTCGCCGGAGGCCGGCGCGGAGATGATGACCTTCTTGGCGCCCGCGGCCAGGTGACCCTTGGCCTTGGCGGCGTCGGTGAAGATGCCGGTGGACTCGACGACGATGTCGACACCCAGATCGCCCCAGGGCAGGGCCGACGGGCCCTCCTTGATGGCGAGCGCCTTGATCCGCTGGTCGCCGACCACGATGGTGTCGCCGTCGACGGACACGTCCTGGGGCAGCCGGCCCAGGATCGAGTCGTACTTCAACAGCGTGGCCAGGGTGTTGATGTCGGTGAGGTCGTTGACCGCGACGATCTCGATGTCGGTGGTGCCGAGCGCCTTCTGCGCCTCGACCGCCCTGAAGAAGTTACGGCCGATACGACCGAAGCCGTTGATGCCTACCCGGACAGTCACGTTATCGCTCCTCAGCTTTTCAGCGGATTCATTTCCGTCTCTACCTACAGTAGTGCCCGGCCGTAACCTCGCGGTCATGCACCTCACGATTGCCGAAGGGGCGAGGTGCGGCGGCAAGCAGCCCGGTCACGGGCCGGTCGGACCGGCCCGCGCACTCAGGCTTCGTCGAGCAATTCGGCGGTGACCGCCGACTCGGTATCGGGCACGCCCAGTTCCTTGGCGCGCCGGTCGGCCATCGACAGCAGCCGCCGGATGCGCCCGGCCACAGCGTCTTTCGTCATCGGCGGATCGGCGAGCTGGCCCAGTTCCTCGAGCGAGGCCTGCCGGTGCTGCACCCGCAGCTTGCCGGCCGCGGCCAGATGATCGGGCACCTCGTCGCCGAGGATCTCCAGCGCTCGCTCCACCCGGGCCGCGGCGGCGACCGCGGCGCGGGCCGAACGACGCAGGTTGGCGTCGTCGAAGTTGGCCAGCCGGTTGGCGGTGGCCCGCACCTCCCGGCGCATGCGGCGCTCTTCCCAGGTCAGGCGGGTGTCCTGGGCGCCCATGCGAGTGAGCAGCGCGCCGATGGCCTCGCCGTCGCGCACCACCACCCGATCGGTGCCGCGCACCTCGCGGGCCTTGGCCGAGATGCCGAGCCGCCGCGCCGCACCCACCAGCGCCAGCGCCGCCTCCGGACCGGGGCAGCTGACCTCGAGGGCGGAGGAACGGCCGGGCTCGGTGAGCGAGCCGTGCGCGAGAAACGCACCACGCCAAGCGGCTTCGGCGTCACCGACACTGCCGCCGACCACCTGGGCCGGCAACCCGCGCACCGGACGGCCGCGCACGTCGAGCAGGCCGGTCTGGCGGGCCAGCGCCTCACCTTCCTTCGATACCCGCACCACATAGCGCGAGGTCTTGCGCAGGCCACCGGCGCCGAGCACGTGCACGTCGGAGCCGTAGCCGTAGAGCTCGAAGATTTCGCGCCGGAGCCGGCGGGCGATGGAACCCATATCCACCTCGGCCTCGACGATCACCCGTCCGCCGACGATGTGCAGCCCACCGGCGAAGCGCAGCAGGGCGGACAGTTCCGCCTTGCGCGAACTCACCTGGGTTACCGCGAGCCTGCTCAGCTCGTCCTTCACTTCGGCTGTCATCGCCACGAGACGCGCTCCTTTCCACCCAACCCGGACCGCACATCCTGACCCATGTGCCGTCCCTCGACTCGAAGCCCTGACATGGTCGGCCGAGGTTCCCGGATCAAACGATCCAGTGCGGCGGCAAGCTTTCCGGGATGGTGCCGGTCCGTTCCCGCGTCGGCGACATCGGAAAAGACTACCCGCGCTCGCAACTGTTCGGCCGCTCTTGCCACATGTTCGCGCTCTCTGCCCTCGGGCACGCAGCCGGAATCGACCAGCACATCGTCGACCGCGAAATCCGGTGCGTGCTGGGACAATACATGCAGATGGCGTTCGGCGGAGAATCCAGCCGTCTCCCCCGGCTCGGCGGCCAGATTCAGCACCAGCACCTTGCGCGCCCTGGTGTAGACCAGCGCGTCGCGCAGCTCGGGGACCAGCACATGCGGGATGACACTGGTGAACCAGGAGCCCGGGCCGAGGACCACCACGTCGGCGTGTTCGACCGCCGAGGTGGCTTCCGGGCTCGCGGGTGGATCGGAGGGAATCAGGCGCACCCGGCGCACCTTGCCGGGCGTCGTCGCGACCGCGACCTGGCCCCGGATGCACCGGCTCACCCGCGGGTCGGCTTCCAGACCGGACACGTCGGCCTCGATATCGAGGGCGATCGGCGACATCGGCAGCACCCGGCCGGTCACCCCGAGCAGCGCCGCGACCTGGTCCAATGCCGCCACCGGATCGCCGAGCACCTCGGTCAGCCCGGCCAGGATCAGGTTGCCGACCGAATGCCCGGCCAGCGCGCCGGTGCCGCCGAAGCGGTGCTGCACCGTGCGCGTCCACACCCCGTCGGCGTCGGCGGCCAGCGCCGCCAGCGCCATGCGCAGATCACCCGGGGGCGGTACGCCCAGCTCGGACCGTAGCCGGCCGGAGGAGCCGCCGTCGTCGGCGACGGTCACCACCGCGCTGATCCGAGTGGTCAGCCGCCGCACCGCGGTCAGCGTCGCGTACAAACCGTGCCCGCCACCGAGTGCGACGATGGCGGGATTGGCGTCCCAGCCCGTCATTCGCGCCCCAGATCCCGATGGACCACGCGCACCACGTCGACGACCCCGTCGGAGTCGGTGCGCAACGATTCACCCAGCGCCTCGGCGATCGCCACGCTGCGGTGCCTGCCGCCGGTGCACCCCACTGCCACCGTCATGTATCGCTTCCCCTCTTGGCGGTAACCATTCGTGACCAGGTCGAGCAGGTGATGGCAGGTACGCAGATAGTCGTCCGCACCCGGACGCGACAGCACGTACTCGCTGACCACCGACTCCTGTCCAGAATGTTCCCGCAGTTCCGGTATCCAGTGTGGATTGGGCAGAAAACGCACATCCAACACCATGTCGGCGTCCAGCGGAACCCCGTACTTGAAACCGAACGACTGCACCGTCAGCTGCAAGGCGGCCGAGGCGCCGCCGCCGTAGACCTCCTCGAGCTTGCGGTGCAGCTGATGAATGGACAGCTCGGTGGTGTCGATGACGGCATCGGCGGCGGCCTTGACCCCCGACAGCCGGATCCGCTCGGCCGCGATACCCGCCGACAGCGTGCCGTCGGCGCTCTCGCTCTGCAACGGATGACGGCGCCGGGCGAACCCGAACCGGCGGATCAGCACATCGTCGGAGGCTTCCAGGAACAACACCCTGGTCTTCACCCCGCGCTCGCGCAGCTGCTCGGTGACCACCGACAGATCGCCGGTGAAGAATCGGCTGCGCACGTCCATGACCAGCGCCAATCGCCGGATCGGCGGATCGGCGGTGGCGCCCAGCTCGACCATGCGCCCGATCAGTTCGGGCGGCAGATTATCGGTGACGTACCAGCCGAGATCCTCGAGCACCTTGGCCGCGGTGCCGCGACCCGCTCCGGACAAACCGGTCACCAGAACGACCTCTACCTGCGCACCGGCGGGTCCGCCGCGCGCTGCGGCGGACCCGGGGGCATGGCCGCTGCTGTTCGATTCGACGCGTGTCATGTACCACCGGATCTGTTGTCTGGGTGCCTCTCGATCATCTCGCACCCGGTTCGGTATCGGGTGCCGACACACAACGTACGCGACCGGGGCTAATCTCCGCGCAAGGCGGCCAGCACCGCCTGTGCCGTGGCGACCCCGATGCCGGGCACCTCGGTGATCTCCTCCACCGTGGCCTCCTTCAATTTGGCGACCGACCCGAAGTGCGTGACCAGCGCGGTTCGCCGGGCGGCGCCCAGTCCACGCACCGAGTCCAGCGCCGAGGCCGTCATCCGGCGTGAGCGCTTGCTGCGGTGGAAGGTGATGGCGAAGCGGTGGGCCTCGTCACGCACCCGTTGCAGCAGGTAGAGCGCCTCGCTGGTGCGCGGCATGATCACCGGGTCGGGTTCGTTGGGCACCCACACCTCTTCCAGGCGTTTGGCCAGGCCGATCACCGCGACGTCGGTGATGCCGAGTTCGTCGAGTACCTCCGCGGCGGCCGCGACCTGGGGTGCGCCACCATCGACGACGTAGAGGTTGGGCGGGTAGGAGAACTTGCGCGGTTTGCCGGTGGCCGGGTCGATCCCGGGTAGCGAGGTGGGCGCGTCGTCGTCCACGCCCGGCACGGCCTCGGCGGTGGTGTCGAGCTCGACCCGTTCGGCAGCATCGCGTTCGCGGCGCAGCCGGCCGAAGCGGCGCCGGGTGACCTCGGCGATGCTGCCGACGTCATCGGAGCGGCCCTCACCCGCAGCTTCCTTGATGCTGTAATGCCGGTACTCGGATTTGCGCGGCAGGCCGTCTTCGAACACCACCAGTGAGGCGACCACATCGGTGCCCTGCACATGGCTGATGTCGACGCATTCGATCCGCAGCGGCGCGATGTCCAGGTCGAGGGCGTCCTGAATGTCTTGCAGCGCGGCCGATCTGGAGGTGAGATCGCCGGCCCGGCGCAGTTTGTGCTGGGCCAGCGCCTCCTGCGCATTGCGCTGCACCGTCTCGGCCAGCGCCTTCTTGTCGCCGCGACGCGGCACCCGCACCTGCACCGCCGATCCGCGCAGCTGCGACAGCCACTGCTGCACCTGCTCCACATCGGCGGGCAGTTCAGGAACCAGCACCTCGCGCGGCACCACCGTGGGCTGTTCCTCGGCGCCCTGGGCGGCGACGGCGGCCTGTTCGCCGTAGAACTGGGTGAGGAACTGCTCGACCAGCGCCCCCATCTCACCGCCCGCCTCGGGCACGTCGACGGCGTCGCCGGATTTGTCGACCACCCAGCCGCGCTGACCGCGCACCCGGCCGTCGCGCACGTGGAAGATCTGCACCGCCACCTCGAGCTCGTCGGTGGCGAAGGCGATCACATCGGCGTCGGTACCGGTGCCGAGCACCACTGCCTGTTTCTCCAGCGCCCGGCGCAGCGCTTGGACGTCGTCGCGCAGGCGCGCGGCGGTCTCGAAGTCCAGCTCATCGGAGGCCTGATGCATGCGCCGCTCGAGTTCGCGGACCATGCGGTCGGTGCGCCCGGCGAGGAAGTCGCAGAAATCCTCGACGATGCGGCGATGCTCCTCGGCGCTGACCCGGCCGATGCACGGCGCCGAGCATTTGTCGATGTAGCCGAGCAGGCAGGGCCGCCCGATCTGGCTGTGCCGCTTGAACACTCCGTTCGAGCAGGTGCGCGCGGGGAACACACGCAGCAGCAGGTCGAGGGTTTCCCGG
This genomic interval carries:
- a CDS encoding phosphoglycerate kinase, which translates into the protein MAVKTLADLLAEGVEGRGVLVRSDLNVPLDDNGTITDPGRILASVPTLKALVEAGAKVVVTAHLGRPKGEPDPKLSLAPVAARLAEELGRNVQLAGDVVGQDALARSEGLTDGDVLMLENIRFDPRETSKDDAQRAKLAAALVELVGEDGAFVSDGFGVVHRKQASVYDVAKQLPHYAGTLVAAEVDVLAKLTENPERPYAVVLGGSKVSDKLAVIEALAPKVDTLVIGGGMCFTFLAAQGLSVGSSLLQEEMIDTCKQLLERFADVIHLPRDIVAADKFAADADSKVVPANEIPDGWMGLDIGPESVDRFAALLTEAKTVFWNGPMGVFEFDNFAAGTRGVAEAIVTATGKGAFTVVGGGDSAAAVRTLGLPEDGFSHISTGGGASLEYLEGKELPGISVLEEDA
- the gap gene encoding type I glyceraldehyde-3-phosphate dehydrogenase, whose protein sequence is MTVRVGINGFGRIGRNFFRAVEAQKALGTTDIEIVAVNDLTDINTLATLLKYDSILGRLPQDVSVDGDTIVVGDQRIKALAIKEGPSALPWGDLGVDIVVESTGIFTDAAKAKGHLAAGAKKVIISAPASGEDITIVMGVNDDKYDGSQNIISNASCTTNCLGPLAKVLNDEFGIVQGLMTTIHAYTQDQNLQDAPHKDLRRARAAALNIVPTGTGAAKAIGLVLPELQGKLDGYALRVPVPTGSVTDLTATLAKPASIDEINAAFKAAAEGPLKGILKYNVDPIVSSDIVTDPHSSIYDAPLTKVIDNQVKVVSWYDNEWGYSNRLADLIDVVGKSL
- the whiA gene encoding DNA-binding protein WhiA, coding for MAMTAEVKDELSRLAVTQVSSRKAELSALLRFAGGLHIVGGRVIVEAEVDMGSIARRLRREIFELYGYGSDVHVLGAGGLRKTSRYVVRVSKEGEALARQTGLLDVRGRPVRGLPAQVVGGSVGDAEAAWRGAFLAHGSLTEPGRSSALEVSCPGPEAALALVGAARRLGISAKAREVRGTDRVVVRDGEAIGALLTRMGAQDTRLTWEERRMRREVRATANRLANFDDANLRRSARAAVAAAARVERALEILGDEVPDHLAAAGKLRVQHRQASLEELGQLADPPMTKDAVAGRIRRLLSMADRRAKELGVPDTESAVTAELLDEA
- a CDS encoding gluconeogenesis factor YvcK family protein, translating into MTGWDANPAIVALGGGHGLYATLTAVRRLTTRISAVVTVADDGGSSGRLRSELGVPPPGDLRMALAALAADADGVWTRTVQHRFGGTGALAGHSVGNLILAGLTEVLGDPVAALDQVAALLGVTGRVLPMSPIALDIEADVSGLEADPRVSRCIRGQVAVATTPGKVRRVRLIPSDPPASPEATSAVEHADVVVLGPGSWFTSVIPHVLVPELRDALVYTRARKVLVLNLAAEPGETAGFSAERHLHVLSQHAPDFAVDDVLVDSGCVPEGREREHVARAAEQLRARVVFSDVADAGTDRHHPGKLAAALDRLIREPRPTMSGLRVEGRHMGQDVRSGLGGKERVSWR
- the rapZ gene encoding RNase adapter RapZ; the encoded protein is MTRVESNSSGHAPGSAAARGGPAGAQVEVVLVTGLSGAGRGTAAKVLEDLGWYVTDNLPPELIGRMVELGATADPPIRRLALVMDVRSRFFTGDLSVVTEQLRERGVKTRVLFLEASDDVLIRRFGFARRRHPLQSESADGTLSAGIAAERIRLSGVKAAADAVIDTTELSIHQLHRKLEEVYGGGASAALQLTVQSFGFKYGVPLDADMVLDVRFLPNPHWIPELREHSGQESVVSEYVLSRPGADDYLRTCHHLLDLVTNGYRQEGKRYMTVAVGCTGGRHRSVAIAEALGESLRTDSDGVVDVVRVVHRDLGRE
- the uvrC gene encoding excinuclease ABC subunit UvrC, with amino-acid sequence MADPATYRPKPGTIPVEPGVYKFRDSYGRVIYVGKAKSLRSRLNSYFADVASLHPRTRQMVTTAASVEWTVVSTEVEALQLEYNWIKEFDPRFNVRYRDDKSYPVLAVTLNEEYPRLFVYRGARKKGVRYFGPYAHAWAIRETLDLLLRVFPARTCSNGVFKRHSQIGRPCLLGYIDKCSAPCIGRVSAEEHRRIVEDFCDFLAGRTDRMVRELERRMHQASDELDFETAARLRDDVQALRRALEKQAVVLGTGTDADVIAFATDELEVAVQIFHVRDGRVRGQRGWVVDKSGDAVDVPEAGGEMGALVEQFLTQFYGEQAAVAAQGAEEQPTVVPREVLVPELPADVEQVQQWLSQLRGSAVQVRVPRRGDKKALAETVQRNAQEALAQHKLRRAGDLTSRSAALQDIQDALDLDIAPLRIECVDISHVQGTDVVASLVVFEDGLPRKSEYRHYSIKEAAGEGRSDDVGSIAEVTRRRFGRLRRERDAAERVELDTTAEAVPGVDDDAPTSLPGIDPATGKPRKFSYPPNLYVVDGGAPQVAAAAEVLDELGITDVAVIGLAKRLEEVWVPNEPDPVIMPRTSEALYLLQRVRDEAHRFAITFHRSKRSRRMTASALDSVRGLGAARRTALVTHFGSVAKLKEATVEEITEVPGIGVATAQAVLAALRGD